tctacctggacctcagcaaggcctttgacaccgttccccatagcaaactcctggccaagctgtcagcccatggcttggatgggagcacactgagatgggttaggaactggctggagggccgagcccagagagtggtggtgaatggtgccacatccagctggcagccagtcaccagtggtgtgccccagggatcagtactgggccccatgctctttaacatctttattgatgatctggacgaggacatcgagtccatcatcagtaaatttgctgacgacaccaagctgggggcaggagttgatctgctggagggtagagaggctctgcagagggacctcgacaggctgggcagatgggcagagtccaacggcatgagattgaacacatccaagtgccgggttctgcacattggccacagcaaccccatgcagagctacaggctggggtcagagtggctggagagcagtcaggctgagagggacctgggggtgctggtcgacggtagactgaacatgagcctgcagtgtgcccaggcagctaagagggccaatggcatcctggcctgcatcaggaacagtgtggccagcaggagcagggaggtcattctgcccctggacactgcactggttaggccgcacctcgagtactgtgtccagttctgggcccctcagtttaggaaggaggttgacttgctggaacgagtccagagaagagcaacaaagttggtgaggggtttggaacataagccctacgaggagaggctgagggagctggggttgcttggcctggagaagaggagactcaggggtgaccttattactctctacaactacctgaagggaggttgtagacagacggatgttggtctcttctcccaggcaagcagtaccagaacaagaggacacagtctcaggctgcggcaggggaggttcaggctggatgttagaaaaaagttctatacagaaagagtgattgcccattggaatgggctgcctggggaggtggtggagtcaccatcactggaggtttttaggagaagacttgacggggtacttggtgctgtgggttagttgcttgggcggagttggattggttgatgggttggacgcgatgatcttgaaggtctcttccaacctggtttattctatgtatgtattctatgtattctatgtatgtaaatagatcactcttgggtgtgaaaaggaaaagaaaagattattctgaacaaattcattggataaatatatTGAATCAGAGGAGCTGAAGCATAACAAttctgtctcttctcttcttcttcatttggtaattgtaaatacctgtctaTTATTATCACTCCTGTATGCTTTGCacctgttcattgcattccattgcagagtgtagctcttgcttgtcaatacagcttcatttgcttctaactgagctgctctggcaaagctaatgctgggggaaatttcaacccaccacaatgggacTCTCGTTCCCTGGGattgggctgttggtcactttctgttctgacaccagaggaatcttcatggcaattctgggtccctgctgcatatgaagctgtgatgaactctgccatggattggtagtgatgggactgagctgatccattcctcctgcagctcagaagcTGAGAGAGATGTGCCCTAAgttgtcactgcctttccctccttgcacaggtgaccatggccagaggcagcagatggccaacagcagctccatcacccacttcctcctcctgccattctcaggcacaaggcagctgcagctcctgcacttctggctcttcctggccatctacctggctgccctgctgggcaatggcctcatcatcaccaccatagcctgggaacaagacctccacacccccatgtacttcttcctcctcaacctctctctcctagaccttggctgcatttccACCACAGTACCCAGATTAATGACCAGTTCCTTTAGGGACAtgagggacatctcctatgcagggtGTGTTGCtcaattgttttcttttctcttcttccttggaGCAGAGTTTTatctcaccaccatgtcctacgatcgctatgttgccatctggagacccctgcactatgagaccctcctgggcagcagagtttgtctccacctggcagcagctgcctgggcctgtggctttctcaatgctctgctgcacacagccaatacattttccctgcccctctgccagggcaatgctctgcaccagttcttctgtgaagttccccagatcctcaagctctcctgctccacctcctacctcagggaactttggcttcttgtggTCCCTGCATTCTTGTCATGTATCTGTTTTGTGTTCATTGTgttgtcctatgtgcagatcttcagggcagtgctgaggatcccctctcagcagggacgccacaaagcctttgccacctgcctccctcacctgtctgTGGTCTCCTTCTTTCTCAGCACCATAATGTTTGCCCACttgaagccctcctccatctcctccccatccctggacctggtggtgtcagttctgtactcagtggttcctccagcagtgaaccctctcatctatagcctgaggaaccaggagctcaaagCTGCCCTGAGCACGTTGATCCCTGGATGCCTTgtgaagcaataaactctttgtcttctcctgcagagcagttctgatgtcactcagtgcaggcccagcctggctgctggagttctggcttctgctggggctgttcccctggtgagaatgttgttcccacacaaatatctttcttcagaccatttctggttcagtgttgtCTTCTCTTCTGTGACCCAGAGNNNNNNNNNNNNNNNNNNNNNNNNNNNNNNNNNNNNNNNNNNNNNNNNNNNNNNNNNNNNNNNNNNNNNNNNNNNNNNNNNNNNNNNNNNNNNNNNNNNNCTTTCCTAAGGAGTCCTTGCATTAACTCATAAGGGTCTCTTTCTGAGGAGCTCTCCTGGTTCCCCATGTTCCCCACGGCTCACCTCTCAGCCAGCAGGAGGGATGGCTCTGGCCGGCCAGCTTGtcctgcttcctttcagcagctcacTCAAAGTTCCAAGGGAACACGCGGCAGGACACAGCGTTTCATCGCCCCTGTCACATCGGGGGTCACTGTTTGCCACCATTAAGAGACAGGGCtcagcctgatgcaggccaggtgtCCACTTTATTATGCAAAATCCTTCTTTATAAAAGCTAACACAACACAGAAGCAGTTTACAACTGAAACCAGGGACTCTGTTATATCAATCTGCTATATGTGAAGCCTTACACTCTCAGGTCATAATAACCATTTGTAATCAGACATCTGCGCTCCTCCAACTACACTGCTGCACTGTGTTCCCATGGTTCACAAGCCATCAAGGCTAACACTGTCTCCTCTTATCAGTCCAGCAGTGCTTGTAGAACTGCTCTCCAAGATTTAACCCTTCAGAGTAATCCTGGTGTGGCAGTGCCCTGTTCATTCTCATATCTGCAAAGGGCCCTACAGAGGATAATGAGCCCTGGGCAAAAAGAAGGAATTGTTGATAAAGCAGGTGGCCAGGGCAGCTTTAACCTTGAActaagcagagctctgcccttgAATCAGGAGTGTAAACAACTCCAGGAAGGAAGACCTGTGAAtaacaaaggaagaaacagagagGATTCCCCAGGCTAccaaaagggggagagaggtgcCTGGACACCAAGCCTAAGCCAATCACTTAAGTACAaagggcacaggggcacagggacacagaaagaaaaatatatcaGCCATGATGTGTATGAATCAagtggcctctgctgctggctggtgcttgagcacatcttggtgtcatcctTTTTCCTGGCTGCCAACACTGCACAGCCCTAGCTGTTGAGTTTTCCCAGTTCTCTGAGTCACTTCTTCCTGTTTGTTTGGAGAACCTTGAGCTTTCCCTTCCATCAGCTAGCCAGGAGAAGTTCTCCTCACCTTTCACTGCCTGTTTTGGAATATCTTGATTTTGTCACAAAACATTGGTTTCGTCACCAGCTGTGTTCAGACTTATCCCAAACCTTCAAAAAGTACAACTTGGAAAGTTCAGAGTGGAGATGcggccaaagaaatgtccctcaaagggcagagctgctatgcatgaggccatccagaggtgtcaggaaatggcagggagagctgagacagctcagggaagggatggaaatgacagggggagagctgggtggggaagcaagattggtgtcagcagcctgaagggaaagagctgcaggcatgggacagtgtaggagaggCTACAGTAgagatggccaagggctctggcaaggctgagaggcccaacagtACCAAGGTCTTtatccccttggctctggcagttgcctctgccaccaaggcctgtgaggagaaactttgctttgaggatttgaggttcttctattgcaagggcagtggtcagggcttggcctttctgcttcctagaccaaaggcaagtttttctgccctgtactttgcctttgtctccctgcaatcctggcctctaacaagctgctctaaggagtccctggggagcctttgtcagtaacaagcctcagtgaggccaatcagtgcttcaaggtactttggagttttcTTCTGACTTGGActtcttgagaggcttcttCAGTCTCCTCACAGTACTtgaggatgatgtaatcagcacCAAATACTCCACTGGGCTCATTAAAATAATGCCAAGCTACAACTTATCCTCTAATTCCAGCCAagctttctgcagctaattggagaggatTTTATTGtacaaagcatctgataaaattaattttaaaggcTACATTTCATTACTTTTCAGCAAATCATATTAAAATCTGACAAAGTTATATCATgaggtgctcctgctgccatctgctCAATACAAGATGGAGAAATGCTGCTAGGACAATCTTCTTTTCAGTCTCTGGAGTTGGTTTTGTCCTTGATTATTCTTCTGGAGGCcacaaagagtcacagaattgcctCCACTTCTCCTTGCTCACCCTCACTGCctactgcccccagcagagctctgagccacaggtgagggactgcatctgccttgccaggggctgggggtcagggcttggccctttggatcaatgaaacccctccaggtttactcagcagcaaagccaccTTGAGCTGATTGTCctgacctggcagcactgcctcagttctctgctctcaccagacCCTGAGGACACTTTCCCTGTAGTGTCCCCCAGTGGAACCTATTAACACtacaagaaacttcagagtttgactcTAACTTTGACTTCtgcagaggtttcatcagcttcctctcactccctgaggtttacctggcaccaaagccaccagagggctcctttaaatgccCTGGGCtgatcatctgctgctgagctaggccaggcttctgggctgcatggagctctggccaggggcagctcctctgcacagcacagcagggctgagggcactgccagggcatctcagggagatgaggaaagcagaaagagcttcaaggtggccaggactgggaggatgctgagagctcactggaggagaagtcactgcagttgcTGACAGGGTGAGTCTCAGGTGCTCTTGAGCCTTTCCTgtcagggacagctccaggcaggagagagATGGGCTGGGGATGAGGGGAAGCTGCCAAGAAGCACTGGGGGAGGCTGTGTTCAGGCTGCTCTCTCAGTGCTTCCCTGCAGATGTCTCTGGGTGCTGTCTGCTGGGCAATGACTCTTTAGAACATCTCATCCCCAGGATCCCTGACTGCTCTGCCCATCCTGCTGGGTTTGGAACTGCCCCCAGGAAGGCCCAGATCTGCCATAGGgttctgggcagtgctgagcctttCCTTGGGGGTCAGCACTCTGCTCCCAGAGTCCTTTGATTCTCTTCAGGAgaggctgtgtcctgctctgtctctcacagctgcacctcagggctgggacagagaAGAGTTCACAGAATTGTCCTTtgaagcagtgctgccctgctctcctcagagcacagagagctgggagggttCTAAAGGCTAATTTGGGCATAACAtctgcaaggcagcacaggggaaagtgcagggcagagggaacagcctgATGGGCACAGTAGCTCCACTGTAGCAGAGCCCAGATGAGTCCTTGGCAGCACATGgcctgagctcctgctcctcccagcagcctcaggcagaacaaagcagacagcaaatCCATTTCAGCTGGGGGATTGCTGTGACCCCCTGCAGTGCTTCTTCTCAGAGGAGTCTATCATCaagttttggtttcttttctttcttagacattcccagaggcagcagatggccaacagcagctccatcacccacttcctcctcctgccattctcaggcacaaggcagctgcagctcctgcacttctggctcttcctggccatctacctggctgccctgctgggcaatggcctcatcatcaccaccatagcctgggaccaccacctccacacccccatgtacttcttcctcctcaaccttgcccTCACTGACCTGGGTGTCATCTCCACCACTATGCCCAAATCCATGCACAATTCCCAGAGggtcaccagggacatctccttcacaggatgtgttctccagctcttctttttcatcttcctaatttcagcagagtattttctcctcaccaccatgtcctacgatcgctatgttgccatctgcagacccctgcactatgagaccctcctgggcagcagagtttgtctccacctggcagcagctgcctggggctgtggctttctctatgctctgctgcacacagccaatacattttccctgcccctctgccagggcaatgctgtggaccagttcttctgtgaaataccCCAGATCCttaagctctcctgctccacatacTACCTCAGGGAGCTTTGGCTTATTGTGGCCAGTGCCTGTTTAGTCTTTGGCTGCTTTGTGTTGATTGTGgggtcctatgtgcagatcttcagggcagtgctgaggatcccctctcagcagggacgccacaaagcctttgccacctgcctccctcacctggctgtggtctccctgtttgtCAGCACTTTAATCCTTGCCCATCTGAAGCCCTCTTCTATCTCATCCCAATCCCTGGATTTGGTGCTTGCAGTtgtgtactcagtggtgcctccagcagtgaaccctctcatctacagcctgaggaaccaggagctcaaggatgCCCTGAGGAAAATGACCACCGGattctttcagaagcaataaactctttgtcttctcctgcagagcagttctgatgtcactcacagtctggtttctctctttttggctgctgctgctgctgttaccaTTGTGAGAATGTTGTTTCCCCACCAGAGTATTTCTTCAGACCACTTCTGATTCAGTGCTGttctgtctgctgtgacccagagactgcag
Above is a window of Dryobates pubescens isolate bDryPub1 unplaced genomic scaffold, bDryPub1.pri scaffold_34A_arrow_ctg1, whole genome shotgun sequence DNA encoding:
- the LOC128899717 gene encoding olfactory receptor 14J1-like — its product is MRDISYAGCVAQLFSFLFFLGAEFYLTTMSYDRYVAIWRPLHYETLLGSRVCLHLAAAAWACGFLNALLHTANTFSLPLCQGNALHQFFCEVPQILKLSCSTSYLRELWLLVVPAFLSCICFVFIVLSYVQIFRAVLRIPSQQGRHKAFATCLPHLSVVSFFLSTIMFAHLKPSSISSPSLDLVVSVLYSVVPPAVNPLIYSLRNQELKAALSTLIPGCLVKQ
- the LOC128899722 gene encoding olfactory receptor 14A16-like — protein: MANSSSITHFLLLPFSGTRQLQLLHFWLFLAIYLAALLGNGLIITTIAWDHHLHTPMYFFLLNLALTDLGVISTTMPKSMHNSQRVTRDISFTGCVLQLFFFIFLISAEYFLLTTMSYDRYVAICRPLHYETLLGSRVCLHLAAAAWGCGFLYALLHTANTFSLPLCQGNAVDQFFCEIPQILKLSCSTYYLRELWLIVASACLVFGCFVLIVGSYVQIFRAVLRIPSQQGRHKAFATCLPHLAVVSLFVSTLILAHLKPSSISSQSLDLVLAVVYSVVPPAVNPLIYSLRNQELKDALRKMTTGFFQKQ